The Synergistaceae bacterium sequence CGCTGCGTCGGTTTTTTATAGTCTGCAGAACCAAGTTTATTGGAATTACCCCCTTAATATAAATGTTCCTATTCGCGACTATATGATAAAATACCGCGAAACTAGGAAAAAGGCTACTGCACTTTTTTACTTTTTCACTCTCTGCGGCAGTTTCTTCTGCAGAAAGGAGCACGACACAATGAAAAACAGGACCATGAAAGTCATTTGCATTCTTATGTTGCTCGCACTTTTCTACCCGAACACCAACCAGGCCTCGGCGGCGCCCTTCGGCAACAGCCGCGAGTACCACGCAATGGAGAACTGTAGATCTGCTAAAGACCAGTTGAAAAGAACCCGGGCTATCGAGAGCTACCTCAAGAGAGTCAACCCCAAGATTTCCTCCGCTAACGCCTCCCTGTACGCAGGACTGATCGAAAAACACTCCCAGCATTACAAAGTGGATCCCTTCCTCGTCACATCCATCATGGCAAAAGAGTCGACCTTCAAGGCCAATGCCGTGAGCAAGGGCAATTATGGCCTAATGCAGATCAATTGGAAGGCCAACGGTCCGTGGATAAAAAAGACCTTCCCCGTAAAGGACACCAAACAGCTTTTGGTACCGGACAATAATGTACGCATCGGTGTATGCATCATCGCGTCGAAGATCAAGTCCTC is a genomic window containing:
- a CDS encoding lytic transglycosylase domain-containing protein produces the protein MLLALFYPNTNQASAAPFGNSREYHAMENCRSAKDQLKRTRAIESYLKRVNPKISSANASLYAGLIEKHSQHYKVDPFLVTSIMAKESTFKANAVSKGNYGLMQINWKANGPWIKKTFPVKDTKQLLVPDNNVRIGVCIIASKIKSSGGDVDKGLDRYRGRSLSSYRNGVMKHYSALYTLFARL